The following are encoded in a window of Magnolia sinica isolate HGM2019 chromosome 11, MsV1, whole genome shotgun sequence genomic DNA:
- the LOC131218124 gene encoding probable 2' cyclic ADP-D-ribose synthase BdTIR, whose amino-acid sequence MSMQRFLSSQASSPIRQIASGMFARPCDVFINHRGVDTTRTVAGLLYHRLSQLNLHPFLYSKSMQPNNSLFESIGSAIQQCKVGVVVFSPRYCDSYFCLHELALLVEMKKKLIPIFCDIRPSELHVMSNDKFTPKELLRFRQALQEARYTVGIVFNSQDGNWSDLVTSVSDIILKNLKEEEGR is encoded by the exons ATGTCCATGCAAAGGTTTCTGTCTAGCCAAGCCTCGTCGCCTATTCGGCAAATAGCCAGTGGGATGTTTGCTCGACCCTGCGACGTCTTTATAAACCACCGTGGTGTAGACACTACGCGGACTGTTGCAGGGTTGCTCTACCACCGTCTCTCCCAGCTCAACCTCCACCCTTTCTTGTATAGTAAAAGCATGCAACCCAACAATAGTCTATTTGAGAGCATCGGCTCAGCGATCCAGCAATGTAAGGTTGGGGTTGTCGTGTTCTCCCCTCGTTACTGCGATTCGTATTTCTGCTTACACGAGCTAGCGCTTTTGGTCGAAATGAAAAAGAAGCTCATTCCGATCTTCTGCGACATCAGACCGTCGGAGCTTCATGTCATGAGCAATGATAAGTTCACACCCAAAGAGTTGTTGAGGTTTAGGCAGGCACTGCAAGAAGCTAGGTACACGGTGGGGATTGTGTTCAACTCACAAGACGG AAATTGGTCTGACCTGGTGACAAGCGTTTCAGACATCATCCTGAAGAACCTGAAGGAAGAGGAAGGCCGCTGA